The stretch of DNA TATCCGCGGCCTTGGTTTGGCCGCGTTTCGTTTGATATCGAGGCCGGAGAGCGGATCCATGAACGAGAGAAACTACCTGGTGCGCGCCACCGCCATGGGCGAGCGCGTTCGCGCCTTCGCGCTCGACGCCACGGGCGCCGTCGCGGAGCTCCAGCGGCGGCACGACACCTACCCGGCGGTAAGCGCCGCGCTGGGCCGCACCGCCATGGGCGCTCTGCTGCTCGCCGCCGCGTCGCTCAAGGAAGAGGACCAGCTGCTCACGGCCGAGGTGCGCGGCGGCGGGCCCGTGGGCCGCATCCTCGCGACCGCCAACGGGCGCGGTGAGGTGCGCGGGACGGTCACGAACCCGCACGTGCACGCCGACAGCGTGAACGGCAAGCTGAACGTGGCCGGCGTCGTCGGCACCTCGGGCTACCTGTCGGTCACCAAGGACCTGGGGATGCGCGAGACGTACTCGGGCATGGTTGAGCTCCAGTCCGGCGAGATCGGCGACGACTTCGCGTACTACCTGCTCAAGAGCGAGCAGACGGCGAGCGCCGTGGGCATCGGCGTGTTCGTGGACCGCGACGGGACCATCCAGGCGGCCGGTGGCTACCTGCTTCAGCTCCTCGGCGGCCTCTCGGACGACGAGATCACGGCGATCGAGGAGGCCATCCGCGCGCTGCCGCACCCCACGCAGCTGATCCTGCAGGGCACCACGCCGGAGCAGATCCTGGAGCGCATCTTCCCCGGAGGCTTCGAGCTGCTGGACCGGCAGCCGGTGGGCTTCGCGTGCCCGTGCTCGCGCGAGCGCTTCGAGGCCGCCATCGTCTCCCTCGGCCCGGAGGAGATCGAACGGATCATCGAAGAGGAAGACCAGCCCGCGACCGAGGTGGTGTGCCACTTCTGCAACGAGCGCTACCACTTCACGCCCGGCGAGATGGAAGGCATCCTCCGCCTCGCCAGCTGATCCGCAAGCCGGCTGATGTAGAACCGCCGCCCCGTCTCCCTGACGTGGCGGCGGTTTTCGTTCGCGCGGCGGAGATGCCGGTGCTGCGGTGTGGGTGACGGAGCCGCACGCGCAGTCGCCACTCCGGCATGTTCCAGCAAGGCGCCTCCGTCCAGCCTGGAATCGCCTGCACCGTGCTGGACTCGCC from Longimicrobiaceae bacterium encodes:
- the hslO gene encoding Hsp33 family molecular chaperone HslO; protein product: MNERNYLVRATAMGERVRAFALDATGAVAELQRRHDTYPAVSAALGRTAMGALLLAAASLKEEDQLLTAEVRGGGPVGRILATANGRGEVRGTVTNPHVHADSVNGKLNVAGVVGTSGYLSVTKDLGMRETYSGMVELQSGEIGDDFAYYLLKSEQTASAVGIGVFVDRDGTIQAAGGYLLQLLGGLSDDEITAIEEAIRALPHPTQLILQGTTPEQILERIFPGGFELLDRQPVGFACPCSRERFEAAIVSLGPEEIERIIEEEDQPATEVVCHFCNERYHFTPGEMEGILRLAS